Proteins from a genomic interval of Yarrowia lipolytica chromosome 1E, complete sequence:
- a CDS encoding uncharacterized protein (Compare to YALI0E31361g, similar to uniprot|Q9HF33 Arthrobotrys dactyloides Calmodulin-binding protein kinase), translating into MSQTPLPCRYKTAKTLGQGTYSVVKEAMHIETGQYYAAKVINKKLMSGREHMVRNEIVVLKRVSQGHKNILTLVDYFETTNNLYLVTDLARGGELFERICSKGAYYESDAVEIVKNTLSGVAYLHSHGIVHRDLKPENLLFRTAAEDSDLLIADFGLSRIIDEERFRTLKTTCGTPGYMAPEIFTKAGHGKPVDMWALGVITYFLLCGYTPFDRDSSAEEMQAILAGDYAFEPEEYWQDVSEEARDFVNKCLCVDSDKRITATEAQEHPFLTRDLSKVAENETNLLPHVKSNISLRRLTGAMSGTSLSEQNKAISRLKESESMDGAYCFSPENNKPGVTPTGSVGVKSQRAELAELGLKPLTKMQ; encoded by the coding sequence ATGTCGCAAACTCCTCTGCCGTGTCGGTACAAAACGGCCAAGACGCTCGGCCAGGGCACGTACTCGGTCGTGAAGGAGGCCATGCATATCGAGACGGGCCAATACTACGCGGCCAAGGtgatcaacaagaagctcatgAGCGGACGCGAGCACATGGTGCGCAACGAAATCGTGGTGCTCAAGCGGGTCTCGCAGGGCCACAAGAACATCCTGACGCTCGTCGACTACTTTGAAACCACAAACAACCTCTATCTGGTCACGGATCTGGCTCGAGGCGgcgagctgtttgagcgCATATGTTCTAAGGGCGCCTACTACGAGTCGGACGCCGTGGAAATCGTCAAAAACACACTGTCGGGCGTCGCGTACCTGCACAGCCACGGCATTGTGCACCGGGACCTCAAGCCCGAAAATCTGCTGTTCCGAACGGCTGCAGAGGACTCAGACCTGCTCATCGCAGACTTTGGACTCAGCCGTATCATCGATGAGGAGCGGTTCCGAACGCTCAAAACCACCTGCGGTACACCGGGTTACATGGCGCCGGAAATCTTCACAAAGGCCGGCCACGGCAAACCCGTAGACATGTGGGCACTGGGAGTCATCACCTACTTTTTGCTGTGTGGATACACGCCGTTCGACAGGGACTCGTCGGCGGAGGAGATGCAGGCGATTCTGGCTGGAGACTACGCCTTTGAGCCTGAGGAGTACTGGCAGGATGTGTCTGAGGAAGCCCGAGACTTCGTTAACAAGTGTCTGTGCGTGGACTCAGACAAGCGTATCACAGCCACCGAGGCCCAGGAACACCCCTTTCTGACACGGGATCTTAGCAAGGTCGCCGAGAACGAGACCAACCTGTTGCCCCACGTCAAGAGCAACATTTCACTGCGTCGTTTGACTGGCGCCATGTCTGGAACATCCCTCTCAGAGCAGAACAAAGCCATCTCGCGACTCAAGGAGTCGGAGAGCATGGATGGCGCATACTGCTTCTCGCCTGAAAACAACAAGCCTGGCGTCACGCCTACAGGGTCTGTTGGAGTCAAGAGCCAGCGAGCTGAGTTGGCCGAACTGGGTCTCAAGCCTCTTACTAAGATGCAATGA
- a CDS encoding uncharacterized protein (Compare to YALI0E31383g, weakly similar to KLLA0A04169g Kluyveromyces lactis IPF 8725.1): MKRTRVVKERTKMGCATCRKRRGKCDETRPVCSNCKRGERQCDYSTRFDFKQTALAEFGEFENQQSQISKGYKVGLQRDVTQNVFNARLVETEDTEGTMVPGEQVFKVVSADHQQQLPQQEQGQRQELQYEQQGQQHIQSTSPQIQIKPEPEEHAFKVPSYTDKSELRFPPAALASTGQLPRDGSAPNPDSALLPPQQLPEALEKAAAACVPPLTQSHLTLLHRFVAHLGHEIPMHMRLSGEPNSLLDGVTPASYWTHDVPQMAFSQGYLMSAILAYSSVCQFPLSEAAKRSGMFYYQQAIEGLAQEIKARPDSINVAACVSCCVLLTCYETYWGDLSNWYKHMTGLGDFAKLMGAIPGSWQQLDLQYTVIRFEFYQSMLGGVEGRLGPEYWLGIPSREGNPALTAGDDISRLLMQITGFVAKQNDLRSSMVIFEGAEEVWKSLKSDLEHLEVKWEHVLRPVRQSQGMFGEYIEHSCEDAMVAAIHMLLANVILIRNHPHVGTNRLFYFNLTADKTKGYVTEMLYRLPVDIKDWLFTNGDSISLDLTDITSVGSNMARLQNVTRKVNRMSSSAFERRHSTEMSPSSSGSSPSSISSPTCSSPASSTAGSTGVYKRGRRIKLLTVAVATFYAAVQIQDAHTRDLVTRWFTEVANATTCYSIIWFITGLSEAWERTVETEYQKSLANYLQQINYDGAGNLSRLDEVHAKIRLAQGVLGDMASILSEDHKKLLAKSED, from the coding sequence ATGAAACGAACTCGAGTGGTCAAGGAACGCACCAAGATGGGGTGTGCGACCTGCCGCAAACGGCGGGGCAAGTGCGACGAAACTCGGCCCGTTTGCTCCAACTGCAAGCGAGGCGAGCGCCAATGCGACTACTCGACCCGATTCGACTTTAAGCAGACGGCACTGGCCGAATTTGGCGAGTTCGAAAACCAGCAGAGCCAGATATCCAAGGGCTACAAGGTCGGGTTGCAACGAGATGTAACGCAGAACGTGTTCAACGCCCGTCTGGTGGAGACGGAAGACACCGAAGGGACCATGGTGCCAGGAGAACAGGTCTTCAAGGTGGTCAGCGCGGatcaccagcaacaactACCACAACAGGAACAAGGTCAACGACAGGAGCTTCAATATGAACAGCAAGGCCAGCAACACATACAATctacatcaccacaaaTACAAATCAAACCGGAGCCAGAGGAACATGCATTCAAGGTCCCTTCTTATACGGACAAGTCGGAGCTCCGGTTTCCGCCAGCAGCTCTGGCGTCAACAGGCCAGCTCCCCAGAGACGGCTCAGCACCTAACCCGGATTCCGCATTGCTGCCCCCTCAGCAGCTGCCGGAGGCgctggagaaggctgcAGCTGCCTGTGTGCCCCCACTGACGCAGTCGCATCTCACTCTCCTGCATCGATTCGTGGCCCACCTCGGACATGAAATCCCCATGCATATGCGCCTTAGCGGTGAACCCAACAGTCTGCTCGACGGAGTTACTCCCGCATCATACTGGACTCACGATGTGCCCCAGATGGCCTTCTCTCAGGGCTATCTTATGAGTGCCATCTTGGCGTACTCGTCAGTGTGTCAGTTTCCATTGTCAGAGGCTGCAAAGAGAAGCGGAATGTTCTACTACCAGCAAGCCATTGAAGGGCTGGCGCAGGAAATCAAGGCTAGACCAGATAGCATCAATGTAGCCGCTTGTGTGTCGTGTTGCGTGCTCCTGACATGCTACGAAACGTACTGGGGCGATCTATCCAACTGGTACAAGCACATGACGGGTTTGGGAGACTTTGCAAAGCTCATGGGAGCCATTCCGGGAAGCTGGCAGCAACTCGATCTGCAATATACGGTGATTCGGTTCGAGTTTTACCAGAGCATGCTGGGAGGAGTCGAGGGCAGATTGGGCCCTGAATACTGGCTAGGTATCCCGTCGAGGGAGGGTAACCCTGCACTGACAGCCGGCGACGACATTTCGCGGTTGCTAATGCAAATCACGGGGTTTGTGGCTAAACAAAACGACTTGCGTTCATCCATGGTCATCTTCGAGGGCGCGGAGGAGGTATGGAAGTCCCTAAAGAGCGACTTGGAGCATTTGGAGGTCAAATGGGAGCATGTTCTGCGTCCTGTGCGTCAATCTCAGGGGATGTTTGGTGAGTATATTGAACATTCGTGTGAGGATGCCATGGTGGCTGCCATCCATATGCTGTTAGCCAATGTGATCCTGATCAGAAACCATCCACACGTCGGCACCAACCGTCTCTTCTACTTCAATCTCACGGCCGACAAGACAAAGGGGTACGTTACAGAGATGCTGTATCGACTGCCGGTTGATATCAAAGACTGGCTCTTCACCAACGGAGATAGCATCTCTCTGGACTTAACCGATATCACGTCTGTGGGTTCCAACATGGCTCGGTTGCAGAATGTGACTCGAAAGGTGAATCGTATGTCCTCTTCCGCCTTCGAGCGGCGTCACTCCACCGAAATGAGTCCCTCCAGCAGCGGCTCTTCCCCCTCGTCAATTTCGTCCCCAACATGTTCGTCTCCCGCGTCGTCAACTGCTGGTTCTACTGGAGTGTACAAGCGTGGACGGCGTATCAAGCTCCTGACCGTAGCTGTTGCTACCTTCTATGCTGCTGTTCAGATCCAGGATGCACACACACGGGACCTGGTGACTCGATGGTTCACAGAGGTGGCCAACGCGACCACTTGCTATTCCATCATCTGGTTTATCACAGGTTTGTCCGAGGCGTGGGAACGGACTGTAGAGACGGAGTATCAGAAGTCGCTGGCCAACTACCTGCAGCAAATCAATTATGACGGTGCAGGGAACCTGTCACGTCTGGATGAAGTGCATGCCAAGATTCGGCTAGCTCAGGGCGTGTTGGGCGATATGGCCAGTATTCTCAGCGAAGACCATAAGAAACTGCTGGCCAAGAGTGAAGATTGA